The Paenibacillus sp. 481 DNA window CAAAATATTTGAGTAGATTAGGTTGGGTAGGTATTGTGCTAGTTGCAGTGCCAGCAGTGCTCTTAACAATATTCTGCTCTGCGCTTTGCTGCAATTGCTGAATCGCTTCCGGCTCAAGCGCGGTAAATAATCTTTTTAATTGAAGCTGTTGCAGAGTGCCTGTCATAAAATTCGCGGTTGTTTCCGGCAACTTCGCGACGTGTTGTTCAGCGCCATCCACATATGGAATGTTGACGTCATCTTTAAATTTGATCACAATCCGTGTTTGCACATTTGGCGGTTGTTCAGCTGCTTTAGTTAGTTCGGCATGGCCAATTCCAAGCGGAATGGATACCCATACGAAAAGTACAGCCAGCATGAGCCGAACCCAATTGTTCTTATTCATACTTGGACACCTCATAGGAATTATTTTCTATTCAATATTTTAATAGAAAACCCATGGAAAATATATATTTTCCCAGTCATTTTTAAAAATATTTTTGAAAGTGTCACGCTTCAAACATATTTGATGAGTACAAGTAAACGGGGCATACTATACAAAACCGTTGAAGATTAATACCTATCATGGAAAATGGAGGAGTAATGTTGAAAAGAAGGGTTCTGCTCATTACGACTTTTTTTACAGTCATTAGCTTTATATTGGTAGCGATGCAGTTGCACGCACCATCCTTTAGCATGTATGCCGTAACATTTGCGGCTTGTTTGTCAGCCTCCTTCTTTATGGCGCTTGCCCTTTCCTTGTTAATCAGGATGGTCATGAAGCGCTAATGGAGGCGAATCATAAAGAGCGGTCAATGTCCGTGGTACTCCCAACCAGACATTGACCGCTTAATCTGCGTAAACCTATTCCTTTATGCTCGCTGCGCGTCGCTAACTGCTCCGATAAACGTTCCAAATACATCGTTGCCGAATAATAGCCCCTGCTCGCTAAGCCTATAGCCTACTTCAGTCTGCTCTAGTAAATTAGCTTGCAGTAACTTCGTAAGCTGAACTTGAAACACTTGATCAAGCTCATATCCTGGAAACTGTGCACGGAAGCGAGCTTTGTCGATACCTTCCATGACACGTAGCCCAACCATCATAAAGTCTTCCATCGCATCCCCTATATCAACTGTAAACGAGTCTAGACGAGGCAGACCCGTCTGACAAGCTGCGTTGTATGGGTTAACGCCTTTAATGTTAATATGACGCTGACGATTCACGTAGCCATGCGCACCGGCACCGATGCCGTAGTAATCTTCGTTACGCCAATACGTCGTATTATGGCGGCTAGCAAAGCCTGGCTTAGCAAAGTTGCTTATTTCGTATTGCTCAAACCCTGCCGCTTTCATCCGCTCCATAATAAGCATATACATGGCAAGCTCATCTTCCTCATTCGGAAGCGGCAACTGACTACGCTTGTATAGCGTGTGGAACAGCGTATTCTCTTCTACCTTTAAGCTGTATATCGACAAATGGGGCAGATCAAGCTCCAACGCTCGCTCCACACTATGCTCAAGTACTTCAACAGTCTGGTTCGGCAAGCCGAACATAAGATCGATCGACATATTGTCAAAACCAACCTTACGTGCGTTGTCAATGCTGCGATATACGTCATCAACGCTATGAATACGGCCGATGCCATGCAATAAATCGTTATTGAATGATTGAACGCCAAAGCTAAGGCGATTGACGCCACCCTCATACATGACCCGGAGCTTATCTACATCGGTCGTTCCCGGGTTCGCTTCCATACTAAACTCAATATTGTTGCTCCAGTTCGGA harbors:
- the hemW gene encoding radical SAM family heme chaperone HemW, coding for MTASAESQYQQQSQAPQAPRAVYIHIPFCTNKCHYCDFNSYVLKEQPVMEHLRAMEQEMARTVEQCPPSVIDTIFVGGGTPTVLKPDEMAYFLESVRRHFPNWSNNIEFSMEANPGTTDVDKLRVMYEGGVNRLSFGVQSFNNDLLHGIGRIHSVDDVYRSIDNARKVGFDNMSIDLMFGLPNQTVEVLEHSVERALELDLPHLSIYSLKVEENTLFHTLYKRSQLPLPNEEDELAMYMLIMERMKAAGFEQYEISNFAKPGFASRHNTTYWRNEDYYGIGAGAHGYVNRQRHINIKGVNPYNAACQTGLPRLDSFTVDIGDAMEDFMMVGLRVMEGIDKARFRAQFPGYELDQVFQVQLTKLLQANLLEQTEVGYRLSEQGLLFGNDVFGTFIGAVSDAQRA